The Clostridiaceae bacterium HFYG-1003 genome includes a window with the following:
- a CDS encoding DUF6431 domain-containing protein: MEKSICPICHQSLKVIGSRRRLVINENGDVMILVLRRLRCTNPGCGKIHHELPDLLTPYKRQTTTILEQIITGQHEAVPVENSTIRRVRAWFNSRAHALVGALLSTYATVTQDYGVDFSDLPQSILERIFFFVGEPAGWLKKVVRILVNNHRWPHTQLA, translated from the coding sequence ATGGAGAAAAGCATATGTCCCATCTGTCATCAGTCGCTTAAGGTCATTGGCTCCCGCAGGAGATTAGTGATCAACGAGAATGGGGATGTCATGATCCTGGTGCTTCGTCGCCTGCGCTGTACCAACCCCGGTTGCGGGAAGATCCATCACGAACTTCCGGATCTCTTAACTCCCTATAAGCGGCAGACCACAACGATCCTGGAGCAGATCATCACCGGTCAACATGAAGCGGTGCCCGTTGAGAATTCGACCATTCGGCGGGTCCGAGCCTGGTTCAACTCCAGAGCCCACGCTTTAGTCGGTGCTCTGCTCAGTACATATGCTACAGTCACTCAGGACTATGGGGTCGACTTTTCCGATCTGCCTCAGTCCATACTCGAGAGGATTTTCTTCTTTGTAGGCGAGCCTGCGGGCTGGCTGAAAAAGGTTGTCCGGATTTTAGTCAACAATCACCGATGGCCACATACCCAGTTGGCATAG
- a CDS encoding DDE-type integrase/transposase/recombinase, with protein MSSLEIEWRHDMKDKEKAQEIATQRAILLAPLLSHDLDKGQIRVLKEQICREAGISERTLRRYLNSYQQKGFSGLIPQARVSQDSRAIPALVLDEAVRLRKEIPSRSVAEIIRIMEWEGLTEAGSIKRSSLQEKLQEKGYSGKHMAIYAAGGVATRRFQKRTRNKLWHSDIKYGCYLPIGPGNKPQQVYLVAFLDDATRMILHAQFYSNLEQSIVEDCFRKAILKWGIPEQAYFDNGRQFKNKWMSRACAKLGIRLIFAKPYSPEGTGKIEKFNQNIDRFLDEYKFDNSERSLEVMNERFWIWLEECYQNKPHTALNGTTPHQAYNLDPRPLKYLPAEKVANAFLHAETRKVDKSGCISFGGAKYEVGLPYVARSVEVVYDPSNTEELSIEYQDDKPFVVRKLVIGERVEPKPQLPEFLTPVKPTSSRLLDGAQKQNQKRKDKQQSTAISFKDIRKGGGSDV; from the coding sequence ATGTCATCACTCGAAATTGAATGGAGGCATGACATGAAGGACAAGGAAAAAGCACAGGAAATAGCGACGCAACGGGCGATTCTACTGGCGCCCCTTCTTTCCCATGACTTGGACAAGGGGCAGATCCGGGTGCTTAAGGAGCAGATCTGCCGCGAGGCTGGGATTTCCGAGCGGACCTTACGGCGATATCTGAATAGTTATCAGCAGAAGGGATTTTCCGGACTGATACCGCAGGCGAGGGTATCGCAGGATTCAAGAGCCATCCCGGCGCTGGTGTTGGACGAAGCCGTGCGGCTGCGCAAAGAGATCCCGTCCAGAAGTGTGGCTGAGATCATTCGAATCATGGAATGGGAAGGCCTCACCGAAGCTGGCTCGATCAAGCGAAGCAGCCTGCAGGAGAAATTGCAGGAGAAGGGCTACAGCGGGAAGCATATGGCCATCTATGCCGCTGGCGGGGTAGCTACCCGCCGATTTCAAAAACGCACCCGCAACAAACTGTGGCATTCGGATATCAAGTATGGCTGTTACCTGCCGATCGGTCCTGGAAACAAGCCGCAGCAGGTCTATCTGGTGGCGTTTTTGGACGACGCTACCCGGATGATCCTCCATGCCCAGTTCTACTCGAACCTGGAGCAGAGCATCGTTGAGGATTGCTTCCGCAAAGCCATCCTCAAGTGGGGAATTCCAGAGCAGGCATACTTCGATAACGGCCGCCAGTTTAAAAATAAGTGGATGTCCAGAGCCTGCGCAAAGCTTGGCATCCGGCTGATCTTCGCAAAGCCCTACTCTCCGGAAGGCACCGGAAAAATAGAAAAATTCAATCAGAATATCGATCGGTTTCTCGATGAGTATAAATTCGATAACTCGGAACGATCCCTCGAGGTTATGAATGAGCGGTTCTGGATCTGGTTGGAAGAATGCTACCAGAACAAACCGCATACCGCACTCAATGGAACGACCCCGCATCAGGCGTATAATCTGGATCCCAGGCCCTTGAAATATCTGCCAGCGGAGAAGGTCGCCAACGCCTTTTTGCACGCTGAGACCAGAAAAGTCGATAAGAGTGGCTGCATCAGCTTTGGCGGCGCGAAGTATGAAGTTGGGCTACCCTATGTGGCTCGCAGCGTGGAAGTGGTCTATGACCCCAGTAACACCGAGGAACTGAGCATTGAGTATCAGGATGACAAACCCTTTGTGGTGAGAAAGCTGGTCATTGGGGAGCGTGTGGAGCCCAAGCCTCAGCTGCCGGAGTTCCTGACTCCAGTCAAGCCAACCTCTTCCAGGTTACTCGATGGTGCCCAAAAGCAGAATCAGAAGCGAAAAGACAAACAGCAGTCTACGGCCATCTCTTTCAAAGACATAAGAAAAGGGGGTGGCAGTGATGTTTGA
- a CDS encoding AAA family ATPase, protein MFEAFYGFKKTPFCRDLPTTELFPSNTLEESLSRLSYVAERQLFCVLTGECGTGKTTTIRRFRDQLDDTRYTLIYLADSKMTPRNFYKGMLDQLGAESRFYRGDAKRQLHKEIELMKGLHNKRPVVVVDEAHLLDREMLEEVRFLLNFRMDAVSPMALVLVGQVELWEKLQMQSYTAIRQRIDIQCKMQLMDHSQVKGYMKRHLEYAGIDHELFSDEATEAIYRYSGGSARLVNQVCTSTLIFGYQSGKRIIDDHMVKLVINGELS, encoded by the coding sequence ATGTTTGAAGCGTTTTATGGCTTCAAGAAAACTCCATTCTGTCGGGATCTGCCGACTACGGAACTATTCCCTTCCAATACGCTGGAGGAGTCCCTAAGCAGATTATCCTATGTCGCCGAACGGCAACTCTTCTGTGTACTCACCGGAGAGTGCGGCACTGGTAAGACGACCACCATTCGCCGATTCCGCGATCAACTGGATGACACCAGATACACCCTGATCTATCTGGCAGACTCGAAAATGACGCCGAGAAATTTCTACAAAGGGATGCTGGATCAGTTAGGGGCCGAATCAAGATTCTATCGAGGGGATGCCAAACGCCAGCTGCATAAAGAGATCGAGTTGATGAAAGGACTCCACAATAAGCGTCCGGTGGTCGTTGTCGATGAGGCGCATCTGCTGGATCGAGAAATGCTTGAAGAGGTACGTTTTCTCCTCAACTTCCGGATGGATGCCGTCAGTCCCATGGCACTGGTTCTGGTGGGCCAGGTCGAGCTATGGGAGAAACTCCAGATGCAGTCCTATACGGCGATCCGGCAACGGATCGACATCCAGTGCAAAATGCAATTGATGGACCACTCACAGGTGAAGGGATACATGAAACGCCACCTGGAATATGCCGGGATCGACCATGAGCTCTTCTCAGATGAGGCTACTGAGGCAATCTATCGATATTCCGGTGGATCCGCCAGGCTAGTCAACCAAGTGTGTACCAGCACCCTGATTTTTGGTTACCAAAGTGGAAAGCGAATCATTGACGACCACATGGTCAAACTGGTCATCAATGGCGAACTGAGCTAA
- a CDS encoding ferritin family protein produces the protein MDHKVINILKYALDMELAGHNFFKEKASQFTNPTTQAIFLNLAEVEQEHYNLIKKELDQYTANPEGFQVNEEVLKRDESTIFQQRQGSEALDTTLVESDVPDLTILRMAYLIERDFKEFYGEAQDMVEDENVKTLLKRLADWEQGHETLFRREYDRLKKEYLNLPWGG, from the coding sequence ATGGATCACAAAGTCATCAATATTCTGAAGTATGCATTGGACATGGAACTGGCCGGCCATAACTTTTTCAAGGAAAAGGCCAGTCAGTTCACCAATCCCACCACCCAGGCCATATTTCTGAACCTGGCTGAAGTGGAGCAGGAACACTATAACCTGATTAAAAAAGAACTGGACCAGTATACCGCCAACCCCGAAGGCTTCCAGGTCAACGAAGAGGTCCTGAAACGGGATGAGTCCACGATTTTCCAGCAGCGTCAGGGATCAGAAGCCCTGGACACCACGCTGGTGGAATCGGATGTACCGGATCTGACGATTCTGCGCATGGCCTATCTCATCGAGCGGGATTTCAAGGAGTTCTATGGGGAAGCCCAGGACATGGTTGAAGACGAGAATGTCAAGACTCTGCTGAAGCGCCTGGCCGACTGGGAGCAGGGGCATGAGACGCTGTTCCGGCGCGAATACGACCGGCTCAAGAAAGAATACCTCAATCTTCCCTGGGGTGGATAG
- the fdhF gene encoding formate dehydrogenase subunit alpha, translating to MQIIIDGVHYEAQRGETVLQVCQRNGIHIPTLCHDKRLNPTGSCRLCLVEIKGKLDTSCTVQVRDGMEVSTRNEHVVKGRRQVLDLLFSNHPNDCLTCKKSGSCDLQDYCYEYDVKEGSYRSGAQKHFEMDTSNKFYDYDADKCILCGKCVRVCQELQCTNAIGLKDRGFVTKVAAAGGGLLADSPCVSCGNCVAVCPTGALMEKSGGYRRWDLKRTRTTCSFCGVGCQIDLLTKGDQVVGVEPAFDTVPNDGLLCVKGRFAYHFINHRDRLTTPLVRREGKLEPASWDEALNLIAQKIRQVRTVSGPDAIAGFSSARATNEDNYLFQKLLRAVIGTNNVDHCARLUHASTVAGLATTLGSGAMTNSIAETMDNDALFLIGTNTSENHPVIATLMKRAKNKGAKIVVADPRRIEMADWADVFLQLKPGTNIALINGMAHVIIRDGLLDEEFIQTQTEDFEELKEFLQSYTPEWVSGITGVPAADIVRAAHIYGEAESAGIYYAMGITQHATGTNGVMALSNLAMLTGNLGKPNGGINPLRGQNNVQGACDMGCLPADLPGYQKVFKPEVQSAFEAYWGRPLSGKVGLTLPEVISSVLKDEVRLLWVFGENPVVSDPDTNHVRHAMEHVDFLIVNDLFLTETAEYADVVLPAASFAEKNGTFTNTERRVQRVRQAVSPRGQSRPDWWIFMEVMNRLGYDKTYVDESRIFEEIAQVTPSYRGIDYSRIDQVGLQWPCPSAEHPGTKFLHQGKIARGRGLFVPVDYKEPMEPVDVEYPYILTTGRILYQYHTMSMTGKTEGLNELTGSSYVEIAPETASRHGLATGDRIKLYSRRGEISTTVRVTDIIEDEVIFMPFHFAEGANVLTNTALDPIAKIPELKVCAVRLEKEKN from the coding sequence ATGCAGATCATCATTGATGGAGTCCATTACGAGGCACAGCGCGGAGAAACGGTTCTCCAGGTGTGTCAGCGCAATGGCATCCATATTCCTACGCTCTGCCATGACAAACGGCTCAACCCCACGGGGTCCTGCCGCCTTTGTCTGGTGGAGATCAAGGGCAAGCTGGATACGTCCTGTACCGTGCAGGTACGCGACGGAATGGAAGTCAGCACTCGGAACGAGCACGTCGTCAAAGGCCGCCGTCAGGTGCTGGACCTGCTGTTTTCAAATCATCCCAATGACTGCCTGACCTGCAAGAAATCCGGCAGTTGCGACCTTCAGGATTACTGCTATGAGTATGACGTGAAGGAAGGGAGTTACCGCAGCGGGGCGCAAAAACACTTTGAAATGGACACCTCCAATAAATTCTATGACTATGACGCGGACAAATGTATTCTGTGCGGCAAATGCGTCCGGGTTTGCCAGGAACTGCAGTGCACCAACGCCATCGGCCTGAAGGACCGCGGATTTGTCACGAAGGTGGCTGCTGCCGGCGGCGGGCTTCTGGCAGACTCACCCTGCGTCTCCTGCGGCAATTGCGTCGCGGTCTGTCCCACCGGAGCCCTGATGGAGAAATCCGGAGGCTACCGGCGCTGGGATCTGAAACGAACTCGAACCACCTGCAGCTTCTGCGGCGTGGGCTGCCAGATCGACCTGTTAACCAAAGGCGACCAGGTGGTCGGCGTGGAACCGGCCTTCGATACGGTGCCCAATGACGGACTCCTGTGCGTCAAGGGACGGTTTGCTTACCATTTCATCAACCATCGCGACCGTCTGACCACGCCGCTGGTCCGGCGCGAGGGAAAACTGGAACCGGCCTCCTGGGATGAAGCGCTGAATCTGATTGCTCAGAAGATCCGACAGGTTCGGACCGTATCCGGTCCGGATGCCATCGCCGGCTTTTCATCGGCCCGGGCGACCAATGAGGACAACTACCTGTTCCAGAAACTCCTTCGCGCCGTGATCGGGACGAACAATGTCGATCACTGTGCCCGTCTCTGACATGCCTCTACCGTTGCAGGTCTTGCAACAACATTAGGCTCAGGCGCCATGACCAACTCCATCGCGGAGACCATGGACAACGATGCGCTGTTCCTCATTGGAACCAATACTTCGGAAAATCATCCGGTCATTGCGACGCTGATGAAGCGGGCGAAGAACAAGGGTGCAAAAATTGTCGTAGCGGATCCCCGCCGCATTGAAATGGCTGACTGGGCGGATGTGTTCCTCCAGCTCAAGCCGGGCACCAACATCGCGCTGATCAACGGAATGGCTCATGTCATCATCCGGGACGGTCTGCTCGATGAGGAGTTCATTCAGACGCAGACAGAAGATTTTGAAGAACTCAAGGAATTCCTTCAGAGTTATACGCCCGAATGGGTATCTGGGATCACCGGCGTTCCGGCTGCGGACATTGTCCGGGCAGCCCACATCTACGGGGAGGCTGAATCCGCCGGGATCTACTATGCCATGGGCATCACCCAGCATGCCACGGGTACCAACGGCGTCATGGCGCTGTCGAACCTGGCCATGCTGACGGGCAACCTGGGCAAGCCAAACGGCGGAATCAATCCGCTTCGCGGTCAGAACAACGTGCAGGGAGCCTGTGACATGGGCTGTCTGCCGGCTGATCTGCCCGGATATCAGAAAGTGTTCAAGCCGGAAGTTCAGTCCGCGTTTGAAGCCTACTGGGGACGACCGCTGTCCGGAAAAGTCGGTTTGACACTCCCTGAAGTCATTTCCTCCGTGCTCAAGGATGAAGTCCGACTGCTTTGGGTATTTGGTGAGAACCCGGTGGTCTCAGACCCTGATACGAACCATGTGCGCCATGCTATGGAACATGTGGATTTCCTGATCGTCAACGATCTGTTCCTGACAGAAACCGCGGAGTATGCCGATGTGGTACTGCCTGCGGCATCCTTTGCGGAAAAGAACGGAACCTTTACCAATACTGAACGGCGGGTCCAGCGCGTCCGTCAGGCCGTTTCACCGCGTGGTCAGTCCCGGCCCGACTGGTGGATCTTCATGGAAGTCATGAACCGCCTGGGTTATGACAAGACTTATGTGGACGAGTCCCGGATCTTTGAGGAGATCGCCCAGGTGACACCGTCCTACCGCGGCATAGACTATTCCCGCATTGACCAGGTCGGGCTGCAATGGCCCTGTCCCAGTGCGGAGCATCCTGGAACCAAATTCCTGCATCAGGGCAAAATCGCCCGCGGCCGGGGACTGTTTGTCCCGGTGGACTACAAGGAACCCATGGAGCCGGTGGATGTCGAATATCCCTATATCCTGACCACAGGTCGGATTCTCTACCAGTACCACACCATGAGCATGACGGGCAAAACCGAGGGGCTCAATGAACTGACGGGATCCTCCTATGTCGAGATTGCCCCGGAAACGGCTTCGCGCCATGGCCTGGCAACCGGCGACCGGATTAAGCTCTACTCCCGTCGGGGAGAGATTTCCACCACCGTTCGGGTTACGGACATCATCGAGGATGAAGTCATCTTCATGCCATTCCATTTTGCCGAGGGAGCTAATGTACTGACCAACACCGCGCTGGATCCCATTGCCAAGATTCCGGAACTGAAAGTGTGCGCGGTGCGCCTGGAAAAGGAGAAGAACTGA
- a CDS encoding 2Fe-2S iron-sulfur cluster-binding protein, with product MVQLTINGRAVEAKEGTLLIEVCRDNGIEIPALCYDKNLAIDGSCRMCLVEIEGRHGLETSCSTVVRSGMVVHTESERVVKTRRSILRLYLDNHPNDCLTCEKAGDCLLQEYAYRYDVRFREHEGDRRGTGLAGWTDTSSPYILRDESKCILCGKCVRTCAAIPDRNVLGYAGRGFHTKISADANQSLEESTCVSCNRCVVICPVGALIDRRSYEARIRSWEGQHSIIKCKSCDYGCNFDLLDKNGKKVIRPRKPTNGRPLCLRGRLFTEARHNTELPKAYRKVETPDGRRFQEVSWPQALELDGLLERFCTEPEQGE from the coding sequence ATGGTTCAATTAACAATCAACGGCCGGGCTGTGGAAGCCAAGGAGGGCACCCTCCTCATAGAAGTCTGCCGCGACAACGGCATCGAGATTCCCGCGTTATGCTATGACAAAAATCTGGCCATCGACGGTTCCTGCCGGATGTGCCTGGTTGAAATTGAAGGCCGCCACGGTCTGGAAACCAGCTGTTCCACCGTGGTGCGCAGCGGCATGGTGGTTCACACTGAATCCGAGCGCGTGGTAAAAACGCGCCGGAGTATCCTGCGCCTGTATCTGGACAATCATCCCAATGACTGCCTCACCTGTGAGAAAGCCGGGGACTGCCTGCTCCAGGAGTACGCCTACCGTTATGACGTCAGATTCCGGGAGCATGAAGGCGACCGCCGGGGCACCGGTCTGGCCGGCTGGACGGATACCAGCAGCCCGTATATTTTGCGGGATGAATCCAAGTGCATTCTCTGCGGAAAATGCGTGCGCACCTGCGCCGCCATTCCCGACCGCAATGTCCTGGGCTATGCCGGACGGGGCTTTCATACGAAAATCTCCGCCGATGCCAATCAGTCCCTGGAGGAATCAACCTGTGTATCGTGCAATCGCTGCGTCGTCATCTGTCCGGTGGGCGCGCTGATCGACCGGCGCAGTTACGAGGCCCGCATCCGCAGCTGGGAGGGGCAGCATTCGATTATCAAGTGCAAATCCTGTGATTACGGCTGCAACTTTGACTTACTGGATAAGAACGGGAAAAAGGTCATTCGCCCGCGCAAGCCGACCAACGGCCGGCCGCTCTGCCTGAGGGGACGCCTGTTTACTGAAGCCAGACATAATACGGAGCTGCCCAAAGCCTACCGTAAGGTGGAGACCCCGGACGGACGACGCTTCCAGGAAGTTTCCTGGCCGCAGGCCCTGGAGCTGGACGGACTGCTGGAGCGTTTTTGCACCGAACCCGAACAGGGGGAATAG
- a CDS encoding NADH-quinone oxidoreductase subunit NuoF, giving the protein MTIEQLNQIQARTLEAMSARLGKRTPGGYKYEVMVCRDTGCSSNKGDKVMERLQDLVRERGLEHEISIKRTGCFGFCAAGPILVVYPEGTFYSRIKPEDAQRIFEEHLIGDAPVKDLIYPANILEDKFLPLHEAPFYKYQKKIVLRNTGLINPESLDEYIAMDGYQALHKVLTAMTPEEVIEEVKKSGLRGRGGAGFPTGLKWQYTREAVGDQKYVVCNADEGDPGAFMDRSVLEGDPHSVIEAMIINGYAVGADQGYIYVRAEYPGAVHRLNEAIANAKAYGLLGQNIFGTGFNFELELRLGAGAFVCGEGTALVQSIEGHRGMPRVKPPRMAQAGLWLKPTVLNNVETYANIAPIILKGADWFRTIGTEKSPGTKVFALGGNINNVGLVEVPMGTTLRQIIYEIGGGIPNGRQFKAVQTGGPSGGCITAAHLDTPIDFDNLTSIGSMMGSGGMIVMDDHTCMVDVSRFYMDFIVEESCGKCTPCREGTKRMLEILEKITEGKAVEEDLTTLHELAETVAHASLCGLGESAPNPVFSTMANFADEYHAHVVDKKCPAGVCTELTTYFITDQCIGCTKCARNCPVSCISGTVKQLHVIDQEACIKCGTCAEVCPVGAVIRR; this is encoded by the coding sequence ATGACAATTGAACAGTTGAATCAGATTCAGGCCAGAACGCTGGAAGCGATGTCTGCCCGCCTGGGCAAGCGGACTCCCGGCGGCTATAAGTATGAAGTTATGGTCTGCCGTGACACCGGCTGCTCTTCCAACAAAGGAGACAAGGTCATGGAGCGGCTCCAGGATCTGGTCAGAGAGCGCGGACTCGAACACGAGATCAGCATCAAACGGACCGGCTGCTTCGGATTCTGTGCTGCCGGACCTATTCTGGTGGTTTATCCGGAAGGGACATTCTATTCCCGAATCAAGCCGGAGGACGCTCAGCGGATTTTTGAGGAACACCTGATCGGCGACGCACCGGTGAAGGACCTGATCTACCCGGCCAATATCCTGGAAGACAAGTTCCTGCCGCTGCACGAAGCACCGTTTTACAAGTATCAGAAAAAGATCGTCCTGCGCAATACCGGACTCATCAATCCGGAGTCATTGGACGAATACATCGCCATGGACGGCTATCAGGCGCTGCACAAAGTGCTGACAGCCATGACGCCCGAGGAAGTTATTGAAGAAGTCAAGAAGTCCGGGCTGCGGGGACGCGGCGGAGCCGGTTTCCCCACGGGACTCAAATGGCAGTACACCCGGGAAGCGGTCGGGGATCAGAAATACGTCGTCTGCAACGCGGATGAGGGAGACCCAGGCGCATTCATGGACCGGTCCGTGCTGGAAGGGGATCCTCATTCCGTCATTGAGGCCATGATCATCAACGGCTATGCCGTTGGCGCGGATCAGGGATACATCTATGTCCGGGCTGAATATCCGGGCGCGGTGCACCGGCTCAATGAAGCCATTGCCAATGCCAAAGCCTACGGTCTTCTGGGGCAGAACATTTTCGGGACCGGATTTAATTTTGAACTGGAACTGCGTCTGGGCGCCGGCGCTTTTGTCTGCGGCGAAGGCACTGCTCTGGTTCAGTCCATTGAGGGACACCGCGGCATGCCCCGGGTCAAGCCGCCCCGGATGGCTCAGGCCGGACTGTGGCTGAAGCCCACGGTACTGAACAATGTCGAAACTTATGCCAATATTGCGCCGATTATCCTGAAGGGAGCGGACTGGTTCCGAACCATCGGCACCGAAAAGAGCCCCGGCACGAAAGTCTTCGCCCTGGGCGGCAACATCAACAACGTCGGACTGGTGGAAGTGCCTATGGGTACGACGCTGCGTCAGATTATCTATGAAATCGGCGGCGGCATTCCCAATGGCCGTCAGTTCAAGGCAGTTCAGACCGGCGGACCGTCCGGCGGCTGCATCACCGCGGCCCACCTGGATACGCCCATTGACTTTGACAACCTGACCTCCATCGGTTCCATGATGGGATCCGGCGGCATGATCGTTATGGATGACCACACCTGCATGGTGGACGTTTCGCGCTTCTACATGGACTTCATCGTGGAAGAATCCTGCGGCAAGTGCACCCCCTGCCGGGAAGGCACCAAGCGCATGCTGGAAATTCTGGAGAAGATCACAGAAGGCAAGGCAGTGGAGGAAGATCTCACAACCCTGCACGAACTGGCCGAAACGGTAGCTCATGCTTCCCTGTGCGGTCTGGGCGAATCTGCCCCGAACCCGGTCTTCTCGACCATGGCCAACTTTGCCGACGAATATCACGCGCACGTCGTTGATAAGAAATGTCCGGCCGGCGTCTGTACCGAACTGACAACGTATTTCATCACCGATCAGTGCATCGGCTGCACCAAATGCGCCAGAAACTGTCCGGTGTCGTGCATTTCCGGCACCGTCAAGCAGCTCCATGTCATCGATCAGGAGGCCTGCATCAAGTGCGGCACCTGTGCGGAAGTCTGCCCGGTCGGCGCAGTCATTCGCAGGTAA
- a CDS encoding NAD(P)H-dependent oxidoreductase subunit E, producing the protein MSKYFDPQERAQELRDFKDFLAPLKGKAGQLMQALHHAQDTYGFIPPEIQELISTELKIPMAEVYGVITFYSRFTEIPKGKTQISVCMGTACYVKGAVKVLEEIQMVTGVKAGHTSEDGRVSVFTTRCLGACSMAPVMTVGHEVHGRLLPKDVIELLKHLKYDEQAKLEAEAFLAGEGK; encoded by the coding sequence ATGTCAAAATACTTTGATCCGCAGGAACGGGCTCAGGAGCTCCGTGACTTTAAAGACTTTCTGGCACCGCTCAAGGGGAAGGCCGGTCAGCTGATGCAGGCTCTGCATCATGCCCAGGATACGTATGGATTTATTCCGCCGGAAATCCAGGAGCTGATTTCCACGGAACTGAAGATCCCGATGGCTGAAGTTTACGGGGTTATTACGTTCTATTCCCGCTTTACCGAAATCCCGAAAGGCAAGACCCAGATCTCGGTCTGCATGGGAACTGCCTGCTATGTCAAAGGCGCAGTAAAAGTGCTGGAAGAAATTCAGATGGTGACTGGTGTCAAGGCCGGGCATACCAGCGAGGACGGACGGGTGTCAGTATTCACAACACGCTGTCTGGGTGCCTGCAGCATGGCCCCGGTGATGACGGTGGGACATGAAGTGCACGGCCGTCTGCTGCCCAAAGATGTGATTGAACTGCTCAAGCATCTGAAATACGATGAGCAAGCCAAACTGGAAGCGGAAGCGTTTCTGGCCGGGGAGGGGAAATAG
- a CDS encoding MOSC domain-containing protein — translation MDKHEKNSLTEGQEPDRFIALGKKRDVSELIAPDAKVISVNISETKGVVKIPVEQGEFVVDLGLKGDAHAGAWHRMVSLLAIESYGAMSRKGAGELAIGSFAENLTTQGIILHELPVGTRLAIGETIQEVTQIGKECHTGCAIRQLVGDCVMPREGIFTRLIRGGTICPGDSIRLASDEDN, via the coding sequence ATGGATAAGCATGAAAAGAATTCTTTGACTGAGGGACAGGAACCAGACCGCTTCATTGCGCTGGGCAAGAAGCGTGATGTTTCGGAACTGATTGCTCCGGACGCAAAAGTAATCAGTGTCAATATCAGCGAAACCAAGGGAGTTGTCAAAATCCCGGTAGAGCAGGGTGAGTTCGTGGTGGATCTTGGGCTCAAGGGTGATGCCCATGCGGGAGCCTGGCACCGGATGGTCTCGCTGCTGGCCATCGAGTCTTATGGAGCAATGAGCCGGAAGGGGGCCGGCGAACTGGCCATCGGGTCTTTTGCGGAAAACCTGACGACTCAGGGCATCATTCTGCATGAGCTGCCGGTGGGCACGCGGTTGGCCATCGGTGAAACGATTCAGGAAGTAACCCAGATCGGCAAGGAATGCCACACTGGCTGTGCCATCCGTCAGCTGGTGGGGGACTGCGTCATGCCGCGGGAAGGCATATTCACCCGGCTGATCCGGGGCGGCACGATCTGCCCGGGAGATTCGATTCGTCTGGCATCTGATGAAGATAACTAG
- the moaC gene encoding cyclic pyranopterin monophosphate synthase MoaC — MIMEFTHLNEDGRGRMVNLADKADTHREAIASGRITLQPETIARIREGSLAKGDVLGIAQIAGIMAAKKTPDLIPLCHNILLRGVDLSFDITSTGVAVQATIHTQGPTGAEMEALTAVSAALLTIYDMCKAIDKTMEIQDICLLRKTGGKSGTFERGGKTPDRADTET; from the coding sequence ATAATCATGGAATTCACTCATCTGAACGAAGACGGCCGCGGCCGAATGGTGAATCTGGCGGACAAGGCCGATACGCACCGGGAAGCGATCGCCAGCGGCCGCATCACTCTCCAGCCTGAAACCATTGCCCGGATCCGCGAAGGTTCCCTGGCCAAAGGCGATGTCCTGGGCATCGCCCAGATCGCCGGAATTATGGCAGCCAAGAAGACACCCGATCTGATTCCCCTGTGCCACAACATTCTCCTGCGCGGCGTGGATCTGTCCTTTGACATCACCTCAACCGGCGTTGCCGTCCAGGCCACTATCCATACCCAGGGCCCCACCGGAGCGGAAATGGAAGCTCTGACCGCCGTATCCGCGGCACTGCTCACGATCTATGACATGTGCAAGGCCATCGACAAGACCATGGAAATCCAGGACATCTGCCTGCTGCGCAAAACCGGAGGCAAATCCGGCACCTTTGAGCGGGGCGGGAAAACACCCGACCGTGCCGACACCGAAACATAA